One Fusarium poae strain DAOMC 252244 chromosome 4, whole genome shotgun sequence DNA window includes the following coding sequences:
- a CDS encoding hypothetical protein (SECRETED:SignalP(1-18)) codes for MRLSLPFVALCAIPAAVGIAIPDSSKEIGKSDYDKHHGEHYHGVHKYHHGDHKHKHKHLHPHEHIHHVHHKHPIKPCPILTKERVCKDFHELTDEVEKVIHVAQTKDCGNDESCWSGVVYHIYKLEHRLDVYDKEIDYTTLKKCFGCGQESYIIDCYLGYADALIRLLKVLKHKTKHLEGEVDRPVLTAINSLRSANYALTYEIGRRISCKKTLKIIMEKQGANDGSTKGSVQQAFSKFIYTPLITGEDFENKGSYGDPREEKSEKEYNKEVKVFKHHHEHHHGHHHGHKHGHGHLHAHEHGHKHGHVYHKYKHDEYKHDDKDKNDEYKHDDKDKNDEYKHDEPHYNHLSVRNRDWQFVDKDNYSLEPSNDHYVNNPYGAYRSIQKEEERKEKENEEEQRAKDLVWLRREQMKEFVWDRGYAPEPPVWHSPHRSPYNHYNGNRRWE; via the exons TCAAAGGAGATTGGCAAAAGCGACTACGACAAGCACCACGGAGAGCATTACCATGGAGTGCACAAGTACCATCATGGGGATCACAAGCATAAGCACAAGCATCTTCATCCCCATGAGCATATCCACCACGTTCACCATAAGCATCCTATCAAGCCTTGCCCTATCCTTACCAAGGAAAGGGTTTGCAAGGACTTCCATGAACTCACCGACGAGGTTGAGAAGGTGATTCACGTTGCCCAGACCAAGGATTGCGGCAACGATGAGTCTTGCTGGAGT GGAGTTGTCTATCACATCTACAAGCTCGAGCACCGTCTTGATGTCTATGACAAGGAGATCGATTATACTACACTCAAGAAGTGTTTCGGCTGCGGCCAGGAGTCTTATATCATTGACTGCTACCTTGGC TATGCCGATGCGCTGATCCGCCTTCTCAAGGTACTCAAGCACAAGACCAAGCATCTTGAGGGTGAGGTTGATCGCCCCGTCCTTACTGCTATCAACAGTCTTCGATCTGCCAACTAC GCCCTGACTTATGAGATTGGTCGCCGCATCAGCTGCAAGAAGACCCTCAAGATCATCATGGAGAAGCAGGGTGCCAACGACGGCAGCACCAAGGGCAGCGTCCAGCAAGCTTTTAGCAAGTTCATCTACACTCCTCTGATCACCGGCGAGGACTTTGAGAACAAGGGTTCCTACGGCGACCCTCGAGAGGAGAAGTCGGAGAAGGAGTATAACAAGGAGGTCAAGGTCTTCAAGCATCACCACGAGCATCACCACGGTCACCATCACGGTCACAAGCATGGCCATGGCCATCTTCATGCTCACGAGCATGGACACAAGCACGGCCACGTGTACCACAAGTACAAGCATGACGAGTACAAGCAtgacgacaaggacaagaacgACGAGTACAAGCAtgacgacaaggacaagaacgACGAGTATAAGCATGATGAGCCTCACTATAATCATCTTTCTGTTCGTAACCGAGATTGGCAATTCGTGGACAAGGACAATTACTCACTGGAACCCAGTAACGATCACTACGTCAACAACCCTTATGGTGCCTACCGCAGCATacagaaggaggaagagaggaaagagaaagaaaatgaGGAGGAGCAGAGAGCAAAGGATCTGGTGTGGTTGCGTCGAGAACAGATGAAGGAATTTGTTTGGGACAGGGGATATGCGCCAGAACCACCAGTGTGGCATTCACCACACCGCAGCCCTTACAACCACTACAACGGCAATCGTCGCTGGGAATAA
- a CDS encoding hypothetical protein (TransMembrane:6 (i7-29o60-80i101-123o135-154i166-190o202-226i)~BUSCO:44891at5125) produces MAVKGVFSYWWFPVLSGLVWLGMLLGLLLEWRINQHGRRYPTQSLHSDVAYISNVGADRLWPLFIAGCVLTSIFLDAAFLSERWLRHKGRLAPNTTLMEKILTWLSIAFAAVGTVGLICLSIFRTGRYTRLHHTFLALFIGGYLISAVFICWEYQRLGINYREHRVLRISFWVKLTFILVEVALIIAFGVTSRIKQRNAAAILEWVISFIFTFYAISFVIDLYPAIRTKPHHARHQKYVPSAVADSSNPSYEGSRSNINDGRDVEMAQNAPPPRDF; encoded by the exons ATGGCTGTAAAAGGTGTTTTTTCATACTGGTGGTTTCCAGTACTATCGGGCCTGGTCTGGTTGGGCATGCTCCTTGGTCTCCTACTAGAATGGCGAATTAATCAACATGGTCGTCGCTATCCTACGCAGTCTCTCCACTCCGACGTCGCATACATTTCAAACGTTGGCGCTGACCGTCTGTGGCCGCTCTTCATCGCCGGATGCGTCCTCACTTCCATTTTCCTCGACGCCGCTTTTCTCTCGGAACGATGGTTGAGACACAAGGGGCGTCTTGCACCCAACACGACGCTTATGGAGAAGATCCTTACCTGGCTCTCGATCGCTTTTGCTGCAGTCGGTACTGTCGGGCTCATCTGCTTGTCCATCTTCCGCACTGGCAGATACACCAGGTTGCATCATACCTTTTTGGCTCTCTTTATTGGAGGTTACCTGATCTCTGCTGTCTTTATCTGTTGGGAGTATCAGCGTCTCGGAATTA ACTACCGGGAGCATCGCGTTCTTCGCATCTCTTTCTGGGTGAAGCTCACCTTCATCTTGGTCGAAGTCGCCCTTATCATCGCCTTTGGTGTTACTAGCCGCATCAAGCAGCGAAATGCCGCCGCCATCCTTGAATGGGTTATTTCATTCATCTTCACCTTCTACGCCATCTCCTTTGTTATCGACCTTTACCCTGCCATCCGTACAAAGCCACATCACGCCAGGCACCAGAAGTACGTGCCTTCTGCCGTTGCTGATTCCAGCAACCCAAGCTACGAAGGATCGCGCAGCAACATTAACGACGGGCGGGACGTCGAAATGGCACAGAACGCTCCTCCTCCCAGAGACTTCTAA
- a CDS encoding hypothetical protein (BUSCO:28142at5125), which yields MIHSQSAAAPGANNSGRLKYAEPRDLPSYPSAGLRPDGAAASAAASLGWSNQKPIELWKPDKTSSASAAAALAKNYKMAPSWEPTSNSDGHKAALLAVGSANAALSHTPSHQKTHEGWGNSAATQAVGSATAALNRASSQQKAHEGWGNSAATQAFNTNRTNSMRQANLTSPNTSLQGQKSLAAAKGAMSTTRRRAKSTPSAPDSLTTSSPQPNKRPDALSGATLAHKASMKPKSATGNAGAVPVTTMTRNMFTSNPPVKPEVDERQNNEQLHASAVAMARKMYLSQQKIIDEAKENQGRDSDIAQPKPYVNLQDAAYKQAQERLAKLEQEHQKNRDFQSYYGNDSASPKRRFTLTKLRRRSSSDGDINDRQQSEKIRQQMSLFSNKLTEVDQKKRQDDRNALLAAAQRNVKARLQGMDEKVYNETGQVNPTLMSEWEVKAHRMANASHEARNENKGKIDIGGGKFMDPHDVDAIAAKRMQPILDDINEKAEIERERLATLKMEEEAKKAEQEKQKAREREVREINKKLKDQEKQEHKAKKAEEKAARAEERRQAKEEKPNAKGDTAISGEEAVDDGESTRSDDAASSPITAAAPGSTEQDAPATIDTEMGSTERGRRKPSDATSPTSKVKGWIKNRFSRGKSLGEKDRESQGDKRGSFVGGAALREPDTNHSATSLDNRATSMRDVALAGRGTNGELSDRDMLHDSRGVSPVSSDSDDDEQVPAITPPPAIKDPVARQSHSPSRDSRFRENLDN from the exons ATGATCCATTCACAATCTGCAGCGGCTCCAG GAGCCAACAACTCGGGTCGTCTCAAATACGCAGAGCCCCGAGATCTTCCTAGTTATCCGTCTGCTGGTCTTCGTCCCGACGGTGCTGCTGCGAGTGCTGCCGCTTCTCTCGGATGGTCTAATCAAAAGCCCATCGAACTCTGGAAACCCGACAAGACGTCATCGGCATCCGCAGCTGCCGCTTTGGCAAAGAATTACAAGATGGCGCCATCGTGGGAACCAACATCCAACTCCGACGGCCACAAAGCCGCACTTCTAGCTGTTGGCTCAGCCAACGCTGCATTGAGCCATACACCAAGCCATCAAAAGACACATGAAGGTTGGGGAAATTCTGCTGCTACTCAAGCCGTGGGCTCTGCCACAGCTGCACTGAATCGAGCATCAAGCCAACAGAAAGCCCATGAAGGATGGGGAAACTCAGCCGCTACTCAAGCATTCAACACAAACCGAACAAACTCTATGCGACAGGCTAATCTAACGTCACCCAACACTTCACTGCAAGGGCAAAAGTCTCTTGCTGCAGCGAAAGGAGCCATGTCGACTACAAGACGACGAGCCAAATCTACACCTTCAGCTCCAGACAGCCTTACCACATCATCTCCACAGCCCAATAAACGACCCGATGCCCTCAGCGGGGCCACCCTTGCGCATAAGGCAAGCATGAAGCCCAAGTCAGCAACCGGGAACGCAGGTGCTGTGCCGGTCACTACCATGACCCGCAACATGTTCACGTCGAACCCTCCGGTCAAACCAGAGGTGGATGAACGACAGAATAATGAGCAGCTTCATGCATCGGCGGTTGCAATGGCCCGAAAGATGTACCTCTCTCAGCAAAAGATAATTGACGAGGCCAAAGAAAACCAAGGACGAGACTCCGATATAGCGCAGCCGAAACCATACGTCAATCTTCAAGATGCTGCATACAAGCAAGCCCAAGAACGATTGGCCAAACTCGAACAAGAACACCAGAAGAACCGAGACTTCCAATCTTACTATGGAAATGATTCAGCATCTCCAAAGCGGCGGTTCACGTTGACAAAGCTCCGCCGTCGATCTTCCAGTGACGGCGATATCAACGACCGTCAACAGTCCGAGAAAATCCGGCAACAAATGTCACTCTTCTCCAACAAGCTGACAGAGGTTGACCAAAAAAAGCGTCAAGATGACCGTAACGCACTGCTGGCTGCAGCGCAGCGTAACGTCAAGGCTCGACTACAGGGAATGGATGAAAAGGTGTATAATGAGACTGGTCAAGTGAATCCTACCTTAATGAGTGAGTGGGAGGTCAAGGCCCATCGGATGGCGAATGCTAGCCACGAAGCTCGCAACGAGAACAAGGGTAAAATTGACATTGGAGGTGGAAAATTCATGGATCCTCATGATGTAGACGCCATTGCAGCCAAGAGGATGCAGCCTATTTTGGACGACATCAACGAGAAGGCCGAAATTGAGCGAGAGCGCCTTGCTACGCtcaagatggaagaggaagCCAAGAAAGCTGAACAGGAGAAGCAAAAGGCGCGTGAGCGTGAGGTCAGAGAAAtcaacaagaagctcaagg ATCAAGAAAAGCAGGAGCACAAGGCAAAGAAGGCCGAGGAGAAGGCTGCCAGAGCGGAGGAGAGGCGCCaagccaaggaagagaagcCCAATGCCAAAGGTGACACAGCGATTTCTGGCGAGGAAGCGGTTGACGACGGCGAAAGCACCCGAAGCGATGATGCTGCCTCATCCCCTATTACAGCAGCAGCGCCTGGTTCGACTGAACAGGATGCACCAGCAACTATTGACACAGAGATGGGCAGCACCGAAAGGGGCCGAAGAAAGCCCAGTGATGCGACATCACCAACATCCAAGGTCAAGGGATGGATCAAGAATCGCTTCTCGCGAGGCAAGTCTCTCGGAGAGAAGGATCGCGAAAGCCAAGGCGACAAGAGAGGAAGCTTCGTCGGTGGTGCCGCTCTGAGAGAACCTGACACCAATCACAGTGCCACAAGTCTCGACAACCGGGCAACAAGCATGCGAGACGTTGCACTTGCCGGCCGTGGCACAAATGGTGAATTGAGCGACCGTGATATGTTACACGATTCACGTGGTGTGAGTCCTGTAAGTAGTGACTCGGACGATGACGAACAAGTTCCTGCCATTACTCCTCCCCCAGCGATTAAGGACCCTGTCGCACGGCAAAGTCATAGTCCCTCAAGAGACTCCAGGTTTAGAGAAAACTTGGACAATTGA